Part of the Clostridium sporogenes genome, AAAGTTTTTAAATTTATCAGAGGAATTAAAGCATAAAGAAGTTAATATTATGATATATTCTATAGATAAGATAGAAAAAGACCTAGAAAATATAAATAACAATATGCTTTCTTTAAGTGAAAATATAGATAACTTAAAAAATGAAAAATCACAGTACAAAGAAATAATTTTAAAGTTTAATGAAAAATTAGAACTTCTAGACAAAAATAATGGTAAAAATAAAGAAGAATATTATTATAATAAAGATAAAAATAAGGATATAGAGAATGAAAATATTCTATTAAAAGAAAAAATAAAAAACTTAAAAGATAATATAAAAGTAAAAGAAAATACCTTAAAGACTAATGAAGAAAGATTACAAAATTATTTAAAAGAAAAGGAAGACTTAGAAAAAAAATTAAATAAATTGAAAGAAGAAGAAATTTATTTAAGAGAAGAGATAGATAAAAAGGAAGATAACATAAATAATTTTAATAAAGAACTAAAGGAAAAAGAAGATAAACTAAAGATGCTAAAATCTGAAGAAATAGAAATATTAAGTAATACGGCTAATCTTACAAATGAAATATCTGTAATGGAAAATGAAATAGTAAATTTGAAAAATAAATTGGATAATATAAAAAATTCCTGTGATAGTTATATAAGCTCTATAAATATAAATATAAAAACTAAGGAAGATATAGAAAAAGAAATAAAAAATATAAAAGAAAATATACTTTCATTAGAAAATAATTTAAAAGAAAACAGTAAAAATATAGGCTCTTTAAAAATATCCCTTAATAATAAAGAAAAAAAATTAAAGGAGAAAAATGCAGCATACAGTAGATTAGAAGCAAATTATCATATGCTTTCAAATTTAGAAAAGCACTATGAAGGATATAATAGAAGTGTAAAAACCTTGATGGAGCATGTAGGGCAGGGGAAAATAGATAACATTAATGGAGGATGTGAAGTTTTAGGGGATATAATAAAAGTAAAGAAAGAGTTTGAAACAGCCATGGAGATAGCCTTAGGTGGAGCTATATCTAATGTTATAACAGAGGATGAAAATAAAGCTAAGATATTAATAAACTATTTAAAAAAAAGAAGCTTAGGAAGAGCTACCTTTTTACCTTTAACTACAATACAGGGTAGAAAAGCTAAAATAAATAATGTTACAAGAGAAGATGGATTTCTAGGTATAGCCAGTGACCTTATAGATTATGATGTGAAATTTTCTAATATAATAGATTATGTGTTAGGTAGAACCCTAGTGGCAAATGATATGGACAGTGCCCTTAAAATTGCTAAAAAATTAAATTACTCCTTTAAAATAGTAACATTGGAGGGTGAAGTTATAAATCCAGGAGGCTCACTAACCGGTGGTAGTATAAAACATAGGGCAGGAAGCAGTATAATAAGCCGAAAAAGGGAGATAGAGGAAACTAGGAAAGAATTAGAAGAAACAAAGAATACCATAGAGGAATTTATGAGTAATATATTAGAAAATAAAAATAAAATAAAAACTTTAGATGAAGAAAATTTAAATATCAAGGATGAAGTTTACTATAATAATATAGAAATAACTAAATTTACTGGAAAATTAAATGCTATAAAGGAAGATACAGAAAGACTCAGAAGTTCTTTAAATATATCCAGAGAAGAAATTAAGTTAACAAAGGATAAAATAAAAGAGGTTGAAGAGAATATAAATTCATCACAAAAACAATTAGAAGAACTTAAATTAAGAAAAGATTCAAATCATAATGCTATAAAGGAATGCGAAGATTTTCTTCAAAATGAAGAAGAAAATGTAAAAAATATAAAAGATAAATTAATAGAGTATAAAATAGAAAAAGCTAAATTAGACGAAATGTTAGTTAGTATAAAAAAAGAATTCTATTCTATGGATACTAATATTACAAACTTAAATAATGAAAATAAAAATATAAATAAAGGTAACCATGAGGATAGAACAAATATAGAAAAATTTCAAAATAATATAAAAGAAAATGAAGATAATATAAAAGATATAAAGACTTATCTAGAAAATTTAGAGGAAAAATTTAAAAAGTATGAAGTAGAAAGAATAAAACTAAAGGAAGAATTAGAAAAAAACAAAAATAAGGAAGAAAATTTAGTATTAATTTTAAGTAAAAAAGAAGATGAAGTTCATAAACAGGATATACAAAAAACTAGGTACATAACAGAAAGGGAGAATTTATATAATAAATTAAATGAGGAATTTTCCTTAACTTATGCAGAAGCACTTAGTTATAAAAAAGAAGATATAAATGTTATAAAATATAAGGAATATGTACAAAATTTAAAAATAGAAATATCCAATTTAGGTACAGTAAATGTAGGATCTATAGAGGAATATAAAGAATTAAATGAAAAAATAACATTTATGAGTAATCAAAAGGAAGATTTAGTAAAGTCAAAAGAAGAGCTTTTGAATGTTATTGAAGAAATGACTAACAAAATGAGAACTGTATTTAGTGAGAATTTTAATAAATTAAGAAAAAACTTTAATGAAACATTTATAGAGTTATTTAAAGGTGGTAGTGCAGATTTAATACTATCTAATGGAGATGAACTTACAGCTAACATAGAAATAAATGTTCAGCCACCGGGTAAAAAACTTCAAAATATAAATCTTATGTCTGGTGGAGAAAAGGGACTATCCGCTATAGCATTGTTATTTGCTATTTTAAAAATGAAACCTACACCTTTTTGTATATTAGATGAAATTGAAGCCGCATTAGATGATGCTAATGTAACTAGATATGCAGACTTTTTAAAGGAATTTTCAGAAAACAGTCAGTTTATAGTTATAACTCATAGAAAAGGTACTATGGAAGCCTGTGATGCACTATATGGAGTTACTATGGAAGA contains:
- the smc gene encoding chromosome segregation protein SMC; this encodes MFLKSIEIRGFKSFADKTELIFKQGVTAIVGPNGSGKSNISDAVKWVLGEQSVKSLRGSKMEDVIFAGTQYRKPVGLCQVSLILDNSDKDLPIEYTEVTITRRLYRSGESEYYINNTQCRLKDIQELFMDTGIGKEGYSIIGQGKIEAVLSGKPEERRSLLEEAAGIVKFKWRKEEADKKLSNTEQNLIRIKDILNTYEERIEPLKEESEKAKKFLNLSEELKHKEVNIMIYSIDKIEKDLENINNNMLSLSENIDNLKNEKSQYKEIILKFNEKLELLDKNNGKNKEEYYYNKDKNKDIENENILLKEKIKNLKDNIKVKENTLKTNEERLQNYLKEKEDLEKKLNKLKEEEIYLREEIDKKEDNINNFNKELKEKEDKLKMLKSEEIEILSNTANLTNEISVMENEIVNLKNKLDNIKNSCDSYISSININIKTKEDIEKEIKNIKENILSLENNLKENSKNIGSLKISLNNKEKKLKEKNAAYSRLEANYHMLSNLEKHYEGYNRSVKTLMEHVGQGKIDNINGGCEVLGDIIKVKKEFETAMEIALGGAISNVITEDENKAKILINYLKKRSLGRATFLPLTTIQGRKAKINNVTREDGFLGIASDLIDYDVKFSNIIDYVLGRTLVANDMDSALKIAKKLNYSFKIVTLEGEVINPGGSLTGGSIKHRAGSSIISRKREIEETRKELEETKNTIEEFMSNILENKNKIKTLDEENLNIKDEVYYNNIEITKFTGKLNAIKEDTERLRSSLNISREEIKLTKDKIKEVEENINSSQKQLEELKLRKDSNHNAIKECEDFLQNEEENVKNIKDKLIEYKIEKAKLDEMLVSIKKEFYSMDTNITNLNNENKNINKGNHEDRTNIEKFQNNIKENEDNIKDIKTYLENLEEKFKKYEVERIKLKEELEKNKNKEENLVLILSKKEDEVHKQDIQKTRYITERENLYNKLNEEFSLTYAEALSYKKEDINVIKYKEYVQNLKIEISNLGTVNVGSIEEYKELNEKITFMSNQKEDLVKSKEELLNVIEEMTNKMRTVFSENFNKLRKNFNETFIELFKGGSADLILSNGDELTANIEINVQPPGKKLQNINLMSGGEKGLSAIALLFAILKMKPTPFCILDEIEAALDDANVTRYADFLKEFSENSQFIVITHRKGTMEACDALYGVTMEEKGVSKIISVDLTSKDEVAATL